Below is a genomic region from Paraburkholderia sp. BL23I1N1.
ATCGATCGAAAACAAGCAACCAGGAAATTTGAAGGCATCCGTTAGAGACGCGCGCAGTCACGGCGCCTGGTCGCATCAACCAGGCGCAGCAATCAAGCAGGCACAACCCATGCCGCGAAAGCGGCGAAAGACAATCGTAGGGGCGCACGCAACTCTTCGCCGCGCGCCGGACGCGCGGACGCTGATGCTGCATCGCGCCACTTCACAATTACTTCGAGTCGCACGACTTGCGTTGTTCGTCGAAAAATGCGCGAACGTGCTCAGGCAGTTCTGCACCCAGAAACTCGACGCCAGCGGGTTCCGGATCCGGGCTAAAAACTTTATCCGGGGTCGGAATCTTCGGTGGTTTGGCATCCATGATCTTTCTCCTTTACAAACTGATTATCTGCCTCAGTCCCCGTTTTGCACCAGTCTCTGATGCGGTTCACATGTTGGGTGTTGCTTTAACGGTACAGGCCAACATAGGAGAGGAATGTTTGAATAGAATTTATCGGTTGACTGCGCGTAGCCGAATTCGCCGCTGCCAATCAAAAACAGTCCGATATCTCCGCCGCTCCCTTCCCAGCCTTGCCCCGCAAGCCTTTCGCACATTATCTTTGCTGCGTCACAACACCGCGTGTTCACATGTGTTGATATGAACAAATCGCAGCGATTTTTGTGCACTGCCGCATTTAAACGATTTTTTCTGCGTTAGACCGAACGTTCGTTAATTACTGATTGGTTCAGTGCGTTCATTCAGCCCCCTAATTGTTTGTAAACGAACGATTGCGCCACTTCGTTGACGAGTGGGAATACTTTTCCAGTTATTTTTCGCAGATAAAAAAGCGCCGCGTTCTGGACGAAACGCGGCGCTTGCGGCGGACGATTTTTACGCGTTCGGTGCTGGAATTTTCACGGGCGCGGAGTAGGCCGTGGGTTTGTCGGCGACTTCGACTTGTCCGTGAATCCGCGCCTGATGACCGTCTGCAAACATGTAGTACGGGAATGGACGGGCGGGTTCCGAGACGGCATCGAGCCGCGCGACCAATTCCGGGGCGAGCTTGAAATCGAGCGAGCCGAGCGACTCCTGCAACTGCTCCGGCCGGCTGGCGCCGACGATGATGCTCGAGACGCCACGCTTCTGATGCAGCCAGTTCAGCGCGACTTGCGCCATCGGCCGCCCCGCCAGATTCGCAACAGCCTCCAGTTCCGCCACGATGCGGAAGTTGCGCTCGGTCAGCTTGTCGAACCCCGGCGGCGGCGCGCTGGCGACGCTCGCCAGGCGCCCGTCGCCGGAAATAGAACCCGCCGCTCCACCTTGCGAAGGGCGGTATTTGCCCGACAGCACCCCCATGCCCAGCGGACTCCACGGCACGAGCCCCATGCCCAGATTGGCGGCGAGATCGGCGAACTCGTTTTCAGCGTTGCGTTCGATCATCGAGTATTCGATCTACATGGCCGCAACCGGTTCGAAGCCGCGCCAGTCGGCAAGCGTCTGCACGCGCCCGGCGAACCACGCGGGCGTATCCGACAGGCCGACGTAGCGGATCTTGCCCGCGCGCACCGCGTCGTCCATCGCGCGCATCACTTCGTCCACCGGCGTGACGCGATCCCATGTGTGCAGGTAGTACAGGTCGATGTAATCGGTGCCTAGACGCTTGAGCGAACCGTCGAGCGCACGCAGCAGATTCTTGCGATGGTTGCCGCCCGCGTTCGGATTGCCGGTCTCGGCGTTGTAGCCGTACTTCGTGGCGATCACAAGCCGGTCGCGCAGACCGCGTGCCGCGACGAATTTGCCGAGCCATTTTTCGCTGGTGCCTTCGGTGTACAGGTCGGCGGTATCGATGAAATTGCCGCCGGCATCCACGTACAAATCGAACAGACGTTGCGCCGATTGTTCCTCGGCACCCCAGGCCCATTCGGTGCCGAAGGTCATCGTGCCGAGTGCGATCGGGCTCACGCGTAGGCCCGAGCGGCCGAGCAGGTTGTAGCGGTTCATCGTCATGTCAGTCTCCTTGGGCGGTCAGACGGGAAGAATTAATTCGATGGCGCTATCGAGCACCGATTTTTTACTTGGGAAAATCCCGTCCGTCTGCAAGGATTTTGAAGTATGGCTTAACAATGGAGAGTGCGATGGACCCAGCCCAGTTGCCGGCGTTGGTGGCGTTCGCGTGCGTCGCACGCCACGGCAGCTTCACGCGCGCGGCCGCTGAATCCGGTGTGACGGCGTCGGCGCTGTCGCAGAGCATTCGCGCGCTCAAGACGCAACTGAATGTGCGCCTGTTCAACCGGGCCACCCGGCGTGTCGCCCTGACGGAGGCGGGTGCGCAGTTTCTCGCGCGCGTCGCGCCTGCGCTGGGGGAGCTGGAGGCAGCCTTCGAGGCACTCGATGAAACGCGCGACCAACCCGCCGGCACGCTGCGCATCAATTTGCCGAGAGTCGCGAGCGAGTTGCTCGTACTGCCGCACCTAGCCGAGTTCACGCGCCGCTATCCGCAGATCCGTCTCGACCTGACGCTCGACGACGGTTTCGCCGACGTAGTGGGCGAAGGCTTCGACGCGGGTATCCGCCTCGGCGAACGGGTCGCGCAGGACATGGTGGCGGTGCCGCTGGGTGGGGAGATTCGCATGGTCGTCGCCGGCTCGCCGGCTTACTTCGAGCGCTATCCAACGCCGGCGACGCCGGCCGATCTCGCCGCTGACGATTGCCTGCGCTACAGTTTCTCGAGCAGCGGCGGTATCTATCGATGGGAGTTTGCGTCGCCCGACGATTCGTCGCGCGTGTTCGAAGTCGAGACGCGCGGAAGTCTGGTCACCAACGATCTACGCACGATGGTGCGAGCGGCGGAGCAGGGCATAGGCCTCCTTCACGTGATCGATAACTACGTGAACGAACAACTCGAAGACGGCCGCCTGGTGCGCGTGCTGGACGCATGGTGTCCGAGCTTTCCGGGCTTTTATCTGTACACGGCGAGCCGCGCGCAGATGCCGTTCAAATTGCGCGCGTTGATCGATTTCCTTAGGGAGAAGCGCGGGGTCCGGTAAAGCTCGCGTGCTACTTCAGCTTCGAGGCTCCAGGCTGGGTGCCGTTGCTTCAGATAGGGTGCGGTGCGGCTCGACTTGGGGCACGCAACTTCAACCGTCGCACCAGTCGCCACGATCATGCCGCCGCCTATCCGCCGTCTATCATTGAAGCAACTATCCGCTGCGCAGAGTGCGGTGGGTAACGGACGCGCCAGGTACGGCGCGGAAGATGGCTGTCTTCGCCCTTCAGAGAGTTCATCATGGAAAACGCTGTCTACTGGAAAGGTCGCCAGGTCGGGATCGAGTCTGCCGGCCGGATCTTGTGGTTTCCGTCGGCGCCGCAGGAAGCGGTGCTGGCATATGGCACCAAGCCGGCTGAGAACGTGATCGTTGAAGACGCTGTGGTCGTTCGCAATCTCGGCGTGACCACGCGAGGCGATCGATTGGATTTCGGCGGGTGAACGAGAGCCGCCGTTGGTCATTGCCGCAGTCGGTGTTGAAGCGGCAATTGCGTTGACCGGGAGGCCCAGTTGAGTTTCTGCGGTTTTCAGAAAGCAGGGGCAGAGGCAAGCGGATGCCGGGGAGGGACGCAGAAAGAACCGCAAAAGCAGGCAGCGCAAAACAAAAAGCCCAGTCACGAGGACTGGGCTTTTTGCTTGAATCTTGTGGTGCCGGAAAGAGGAATCGAACCCCCGACCTTCGCATTACGAATGCGCTGCTCTACCGTCTGAGCTATTCCGGCATCAGGAGAACCAAGATTATAGGGACTTCTTTACGAGCTTGGCAAGCCCCTATGGTCACTTTTTTGCTTCGAGATGGTAGCGAGTGACCCGGTCGACTTCGTTCTTCGAGCCGAGGAACACCGCCACACGCTCGTGCAGGCTTTTCGGCTGGATGTCGAGAATCCGCTTCTCGCCGTTGGTCGCGGCGCCGCCCGCCTGCTCCACGAGGAACGCCATCGGATTCGCTTCGTACATCAGGCGCAGCTTGCCCGGCTTGTCCGGCGTGCGCTTGTCGGCCGGATACATGAAGATGCCGCCGCGGTTCAGGATACGGTGCACGTCGGCCACCATCGACGCGACCCAGCGCATGTTGAAGTCGCTCTGGCGCGGACCCTCCTTGCCAGCCTTCAATTCACCGATGTATTTCTCGACCGGCTCATACCAGTGGCGCTCGTTCGACGCGTTGATCGCAAATTCACGCGTTTCAACCGGAATGCGCATGTCGCTTTGCGTGAGCACCCACGAACCCAGTTCACGGTCGAGCGTGAAGCAGTTCACGCCGTTGCCGGTGGTCAGCACCAGCACGGTTTGCGGACCGTACACCGCATAACCTGCCGCGACCTGCTGCGTGCCAGGCTGCAGGAACGATTGTTCGGTGGGCTGCTGGCCGTCCGGGCAACGCAGCACCGAGAAAATCGTGCCGATCGACACGTTGACGTCGATGTTCGACGAGCCGTCGAGCGGATCGAACACCAGCAGGTATTCGCCCTTCGGGTAGTTGGCCGGGATCGGGAAGAACTGCTCCATTTCCTCGGATGCCATGCCCGCCAGGTTGCCGCCCCATTCATTCGCTTCGAGCAGGATTTCGTTCGACAGGATGTCGAGTTTTTTTCTGCACTTCGCCCTGGACATTCTCGCTGCCCGCCGTGCCGAGCGCATCGCCCAGCGCGCCCTTGCTGACGTGGTAGCTGATCGCCTTGCACGCGCGCGCGACGACTTCGATCAAAAGGCGCAGGTCGGCCGGCAGGTTGTTGGTCTCGCGCTGCTGCTCGATCAGGTACTTCGTGAGAGTGGTACGACGTTGCAAAGCCATTGCTGTACTCCAGGGAGGCTTGAGGAATCCCTCGATTTTAACCGCTCGCTGTGTCGGTTCCGTGCTTTTGAGATGGAGGCTGTTGTTCGTTACTGATTTGCGAACCCAGGACTTCAAAGAAATCAGTCTTTCCGGCGTGCCTTGATCTGGCCGCGCGCGTCGACTGCCCGTCCCCTGCGAGGCGCTGATTGTGGCTTGGCTTCTGCGGCGGTCCCAATTGTCGGCGGTCTTTGCAACGGTTCGATCTCGCGTTTGATCTGTTCTCCTGCGGCCTCGGTAGCGATGCGCAGGTCGTAAGCGTTCTGAAGATTGAGCCAGAACTGCGTACTCGTGCCGAAATAACGAGCCAGCCGCAAGGCGGTTTCAGCAGAAATGGCGCGTTTGCCGCGGACGACGTCGTTGATGCGCGGGGCTGGCACATGTAGGGCGAGCGCCAGCGCATTGACTGACATGCTCAGCGGATCCAGAAATTCGT
It encodes:
- a CDS encoding LysR family transcriptional regulator: MDPAQLPALVAFACVARHGSFTRAAAESGVTASALSQSIRALKTQLNVRLFNRATRRVALTEAGAQFLARVAPALGELEAAFEALDETRDQPAGTLRINLPRVASELLVLPHLAEFTRRYPQIRLDLTLDDGFADVVGEGFDAGIRLGERVAQDMVAVPLGGEIRMVVAGSPAYFERYPTPATPADLAADDCLRYSFSSSGGIYRWEFASPDDSSRVFEVETRGSLVTNDLRTMVRAAEQGIGLLHVIDNYVNEQLEDGRLVRVLDAWCPSFPGFYLYTASRAQMPFKLRALIDFLREKRGVR
- a CDS encoding HigA family addiction module antitoxin, whose protein sequence is MVIKRADLDSIDFMDIGTGEKIPAIHPGEILRYEFLDPLSMSVNALALALHVPAPRINDVVRGKRAISAETALRLARYFGTSTQFWLNLQNAYDLRIATEAAGEQIKREIEPLQRPPTIGTAAEAKPQSAPRRGRAVDARGQIKARRKD